A window of the Brassica oleracea var. oleracea cultivar TO1000 chromosome C1, BOL, whole genome shotgun sequence genome harbors these coding sequences:
- the LOC106313409 gene encoding UDP-glucuronate 4-epimerase 6-like, with the protein MPLSASSADTSKTVKLERYNSYLRKIHSTKVLKASSKVLFRATLLVALVLVLVFAINYHPLSDSHSAASHHLHRRSFLSTGIFSSSSSSLGEGAAWEKRVRQSSTPKRPHGLSVLVTGAAGFVGSHCSIALRKRGDGVLGFDNFNDYYDPSLKRARQELLEKNQVFIVEGDLNDGPLLRKLFDVVPFTHVLHLAAQAGVRYAMKNPQSYISSNIAGLVNLLEVAKAANPQPAIVWASSSSVYGLNTENPFSEEHRTDQPASLYAATKKAGEEIAHTYNHIYGLSLTGLRFFTVYGPWGRPDMAYFFFTKAILHGKSIDIYRTQDNQEVARDFTYIDDIVKGCVGALDTAEKSTGSGGKKRGPAQLRVYNLGNTSPVPVGRLVSILEGLLGSKAKKHLIKMPRNGDVPYTHANVSLAYKDFGYKPTTDLAAGLRKFVKWYVGYYGIQPRLKRENSHADDSA; encoded by the coding sequence ATGCCACTGTCGGCGTCGTCGGCGGACACAAGCAAGACGGTGAAGCTGGAGAGGTACAACAGCTACCTCCGCAAGATCCACAGCACCAAAGTTCTCAAGGCGTCTTCTAAAGTTCTTTTCCGAGCAACACTCCTCGTCGCTCTTGTCCTAGTCCTTGTCTTCGCTATCAACTACCATCCACTCTCCGACAGCCACTCCGCCGCATCACACCATCTCCACCGTCGCAGCTTCTTATCAACCGGCATCTTCTCTTCCTCCTCCTCCTCCCTAGGCGAAGGAGCCGCGTGGGAGAAGCGCGTGAGACAATCCTCAACACCAAAACGACCGCACGGCCTCTCCGTCCTCGTAACCGGAGCAGCCGGGTTCGTCGGATCCCACTGCTCCATCGCGCTTCGAAAACGCGGGGATGGAGTTTTAGGATTCGACAACTTCAACGACTACTACGACCCATCGCTCAAAAGAGCAAGACAAGAGCTGTTAGAGAAGAACCAGGTGTTCATCGTGGAAGGAGATCTCAACGACGGTCCTCTCTTGCGTAAGCTCTTCGACGTCGTCCCTTTCACTCACGTCCTTCACTTAGCAGCTCAAGCCGGAGTTCGTTACGCCATGAAGAACCCTCAGTCTTACATCAGCTCAAACATCGCTGGACTCGTTAACCTCCTCGAAGTAGCTAAAGCAGCTAATCCTCAGCCCGCGATCGTCTGGGCTTCGTCCAGCTCCGTTTACGGACTAAACACCGAGAACCCGTTCTCCGAAGAGCACAGAACGGATCAGCCGGCGAGTCTTTACGCGGCGACGAAGAAAGCAGGAGAGGAGATAGCCCACACTTACAATCACATCTACGGTCTTTCTTTAACCGGTCTCCGGTTCTTTACGGTTTACGGTCCTTGGGGAAGACCCGACATGGCTTACTTCTTCTTCACCAAAGCCATACTCCACGGGAAATCAATCGACATTTACCGAACGCAAGACAATCAAGAAGTGGCGCGTGACTTCACCTACATAGACGATATCGTTAAAGGATGTGTCGGTGCGTTGGACACGGCGGAGAAAAGCACGGGAAGCGGCGGGAAGAAGCGAGGACCGGCTCAGTTACGTGTTTACAATCTCGGGAACACTTCTCCGGTTCCTGTCGGGAGACTGGTTTCGATCTTGGAAGGATTGTTGGGGAGTAAAGCGAAGAAGCATCTGATCAAAATGCCTAGGAACGGTGACGTGCCTTACACGCATGCGAACGTGAGCTTGGCGTATAAAGACTTTGGGTATAAACCAACGACGGATCTCGCGGCGGGGTTAAGGAAGTTCGTCAAATGGTACGTTGGTTATTACGGGATACAGCCGAGGCTAAAAAGGGAAAACTCTCACGCCGATGATTCCGCTTAA